The Shewanella pealeana ATCC 700345 genome contains the following window.
TCAGACAACAGGCGATGCCATTCACCACTCAGATAGAGGGATGCAGTACTGCTCAGCTGAGTACCAGGAGACGTTAGCGGCAAATGGTATTACTCCGTCCATGACAGATGGATATGACTGCTACCAAAATGCACTTGCAGAGCGGGTTAATGGGATTTTGAAGCACGAGTTTTTGCTTTATCGCTGCCGTACGATGAAGGAGCTCGATATGTTAATCAAAGAGTCGATAGAGACTTATAACCATTTAAGGCCGCATCTTAGTTTAGGGATGAAAACCCCTAATGAAGTACATAAAAAAGCCAGTCGGGAGTTCCAACTGGCTTAATAAAAACCGTCAACCTATTTTAGGACTAGACATTATGACTATATCGAAGCTTGATCAGACTTAGGTTGCCACCACCAGTGGAAGAAGCGGCTAAAGCCTCGCTTCACATCGTCCAATATGATGTAAAGAATAGGTACCAAGATTAAGGTGACCACAGTCGAGAACAAAATACCGAATGCCAATGATGCTGCCATAGGGATCACAATCTGTGCCTGTAGGCTTCGTTCTAGCAAGATGGGCACTAAGCCCACAAAGGTGGTCAGTGAAGTCAGTATAATCGCCCTGAAACGATAGCAGCCTGAATTGACCGCGGCCTTGATGATGCTATGACCTTCGGCGCGTGCACGGTTAACAAAGTCGACCAAGATAAGCGAGTCGTTCACCACTACACCGGCTAGTGCCACTATGCCACAGAGGCTCAAGATACTCATATTCAGTCCGAGGATGAAGTGGCCGAATAGGGCGCCAATCATACCGAATGGGATCACCGACATGATGATCAGTGGCTGACTATAAGATTTCAGCGGGATTGCCATCAGGGCATAGATGGTGAACAGCGCGAAGAAGAAACCTTGTAGCAGGCTAATCAGGGCGCTTTGCTCATCGGCACTGCCGCCATCGAGTGCGGTTGAGATATTAGGGTACTTAGCCTGCAACGCGGGTAGGAAGTCCTTTTGGATTTCGCTGACGACTTTAGATGGCTCAACCTTATTGGTATCGGCGTTGGCGATAATGCTAATTGCACGGCGACCATCGACACGAGTTATCGAAGAGTAGGAGTCACCCAGCTGCAGTTCCGCTACCGTTGAGAAGGGAACCGACGCACCGCTAGGAGTGCGAATAAGCATATTCTCGAGATGGCCAACGGTGCGACGCTGCTCAAGCGGATAACGCACCATCACCTTTACTTCCTCTTTATTACGCAAAATACGCTGGGCTTCATAACCGTAGAAGCCATAACGCACTTGGCGAGCAAGGTCAGACAGCGTCAGCCCTAATGCTTCGGCTTCTGGACGGATCTTTAGCTTGATCTCTTGGCTGCCAGAGGAGAAGTTATCAGAAATATCATACACGCCTTCATAGCTACGAAGCTTCTGCTTGAGTTCTTCAGAGGCTTTCGATAGTTGATCTAGGTTACTCGATGTCAGTCTAAAGGAGATATCACCGCCGGCGTCGTTGGTGCTGGCATTGATACTTAACTTCTTCACCGCGACGAGCTCTGGCAATTGCTTGCGCCAAGCGCTCGCAATGGCCTCACCATCGACATCGCGATCTTCACCTTTAGTTAGTTCGGCGAATAGGAAGGCAGAGGTGCGCGAGCTCATATTGATAAAGCTGTGCTTAACCACCGGGTAGCCAACCTCTTGTTCCATCTCATCGTTCATGGCATACAGGGCTTCTTCAACTTCCTGCACAACTTTAAGGGTATTTTCTTCAGAGCTACCCTCATCCATATCGATATGAACTTGGATGAAGTCAGATGGGATATCGGGGAAGAACACCCAGCGAACCTGACCACTGATCACCAGCGCGATAGAGAGTATGAGCACCCCAACAAAAACCGCTACCGTATTGTAGCGCTGCACGATACAACGCTCTAAGAATGGACGGTATTGATTATGAATAAAGTATTGTACCTTGTCATTTAAGCCGGCTTTAAATCGGCCTAGTAATCCAAGCTGCTCTCTGGGCTTACGTGGTTTCATATGGGCGAGGTGAGCCGGTAAAATCAGTTTTGATTCCACCAAGGAAAACAGCAGACATAAGATCACTATCATGCCGATGGATTTCCAGATAATGCCTTGAGGCCCGGAGACCATTAACATAGGCATAAAGGCTGCTATGGTGGTTAGTACCCCGAAGGTCGCGGGCATAGCCACTTTCTTGGCTCCTTTGACCACGTTCTCTAGGGAGTGGCCATTCTCCTCAATCTCTGTGTAGGCACTTTCGCCGATGACAATGGCGTCATCCACCACTATCCCTAACACCAGAATGAAGGCAAACAGGGTTAACATATTAATCGATAGCGAGAAGGGTTCTAGCGGCATAAACAGCATGGCGCCGAGGAAACACACCGGCAGCCCCATCATCACCCAGAAGGCGAGCTTTATCTCTAAAAATAGCGCTAGGATAATAAACACTAGCAGCGCACCATAAAACATGTTGGAAAGCATCATGTTTAAGCGGCCTTTGAGATAGTGGGTGAGGTCACCCCAAGTATCCAGTTTAGCGCCAGCAGGCAATGCATCACGTTTCTGTTCGATATAACCTTTAACTTGCTCGGAGATATCCAGCGCGTTTTGATCATCGACACTGAGTACTTCGATGATCGCGGCGGGTTGACCGTTAAAGCGGGTGTACTCTAATCGCTCTTCGAAACTATCGTTAATGGTGGCCACTTGCGGCAGCATGACTCGGCTACCGTCTGGGCGAGTGCTCACTACGATTTGCGAGAAATCTTCGCCTGTGTAAGCTTGGCCTTTGGTGCGCAGTAAGATGTCGCCATCTTTAGCGCGAATCGAGCCACCAGGTAGATCGATTGAAGAGTTTTGTACCGCCTGTGCCACCTGTGAGAAAGTCAGGCCATACTCTCTGAGTTTATCTTCCGACAGTTCAATGCCTATCTCATATTCTCGTACACCAGTGACTTGAGCTCTGGTGACTGCGGGCAGTAAGGCCACCTCGTCACGTACAGTTTTCGCCAACTCTTTCATCTCTTGCAGCGACTGATCGCCATAGACTGAAATCCAGATCACATTGTTTTCTGGCTTAATACGAAAAATATTGGGTTTCTCAATATTCACCGGAAAGGTGGAGATGGCATCGATGCGCAGTTTGGCTTCATCGAGAATATCTTGCGGATCGTAGCTGTCTTCTACCTCGATAGTGACAGCCCCGACCCCTTCACTGGCAACCGAAGAGACCTTCTTGATGCCGTTAATATCTTGAATCGCTTCTTCAATTTTAATATTGATCCCCTCCTCAATTTCTTGAGGGGCGGCGCCTGGGTAGGCAACAGAGATCTGTAGATAGTTAAGCTCAAAGGAGGGGAAAATCTCTTTATTAATGATGAGAGTACTAAATAGGCCGCCTATGATTAAGATCCACATCAGTAGGTTGGCAGCTACATTGTTCTTAGCAAACCAAGCGATAAGCCCTTTTTGGGTGTCGTTTTGGTCGCTCATTATTGGACCCCTGCGTTAGCAAGTTGCTTTTCTGTATTCTCGTCTTGAGAGTCTTGGTTAGAGCTAGAATCTTCGCCGACGATCTTTACAATTTGACCATCTTCAACATTGCTCAGATTGGTCAGAGATACGCGCTCACCATTGTCTAAGCTATCTTTGATATAGACATTTTCTAGATCGGTACGAACTACGTTAACAGAGCGAAGCTCTATGCTGTTATCGCTATGAACTATGGTGACTTGATTATCTCGAACTAGGTGGCGAGGCAGCTTAACGATGCCCTCTACGGTGCGGCCCTTAATTACAGCGGTAACAAAGGTGCCGTATTTCAGCGGTAGCTGACCTTCGGCTCGGTGACCTCTAAGGTAAGGATCTTTCACTTCGGCAACTAAGTAAACCATGCGGTTTTCGGCATCGATGACGCCTTCGCTACGTACTATCTGGCCTTGCCAAGTGATCACTCGACCAGCGAGATCGGCACTTAAGCTAACATGGGTATCTGGATTGTCGACTGACTCTAGATAGGCGAGGTCGTTATTTGACAGCGGCAGTCTGACTTCGGCTATTCGGGTGTCATATAACTCACCTAGATTAGTGCCTAGAGTGACATATTGGCCAAGGTCAACGTTTCGCGCCTTGATGATGCCATCGAATGGCGCACGAATAACGGTGCGCTCAAGATTGCGTTGTGCGCGTGCGAGGGCTGCTTGCTGGAATTTAACATTGGCTTGTTCTTGTTTCAGCTGTGGTAGACGTAGACCTAGTTCTGGCGGAATGCCGCCGTCATAGCCTTTCCAGTCATTCTTAGCGACTTCCCCTTTGGCCATCTCTTCTTCTAGGGCGGCTTGGGCCTGGGCTAGTGATGCTTGTGCCTGCATCAGGTCGGCTTCGTAATCAGATGGTTCAATAACTGCGAGTTCATCGCCTTTCTTTACCACGCCACCGGCAACAAAGTTGTTTGAGATAGATTGCATACGCCCTTGAACTTCGGTGACCAACTGAGTCTTATATTTAGGGCTAACTACGCCATAAGAGGGGAGGTTTAAAGAAACGGTTTGTTGCTGCACTTCTGTGACATCAACAATAGGCACTGGCGCCGTATCGGCTTTCTGTTCAGGAGCTTCCTTGGTACTGATCAGCAGTTGAGCCGCGATAATAAAGACAAGAAGAATAAAGAGTGGAGACATTCTCCTAAGTATTGTTTTAATTTTATTTATCATCTGATCTGCGTTTCCATGCATAGACTTATCTGATTGCATAAATTAACAGACTCAGAGTCGAGGCGACATCTTTATTTGTAAATAAAATGTTTCCAACTGCGGTTTGTGGCTAGAAAGGTATGTTGTTTGCTTGTTATGGCAGACAGTGGCAAGATCTGCTGTATAAAAACAGAAAAGGGTCACATGATGTGACCCTTTTAGATTAAGAGGAAGTGATGTTACTTCTTCTTTTTCTTTTTGTTCTTCTTGCTAAAATTCTTACCTTCTGGCCCCGGCTTTTTCTTTCCAGGCGGCTTAGCTTCTTTGTTCTTTGGACGCAGATCTTTAACGAAGCGACGCTTTAATGGTTGCTCGATATAACGCTCGATTTTACCAACAACACGGATGTCATGGGCTTCAACTAGTGATATAGCTGTACCTTTAGCGCCAGCGCGGCCTGTACGACCGATACGGTGTACATAAGTATCTGCTGAGCGTGGCATATCGAAGTTGATAACATGGGTAATATCGTCAATATCGATACCACGTGCGGCAACGTCAGTTGCTAGCAAGATATTCACTTCACCTTTGGTGAAACGACCTAATGCCTGGAAGCGCGCTTTTTGCTCCATGTCACCGCGCATAAATGCACAAGTGATGCCTTCTTTTTGTAGCAAGCCTTCTAGGCTAGCTACCGATTCACGTGTCTTAACGAAGACGATAGTGCGTTGCACTTCCTCTTGTTTTAATAGAGCGCACAACAGGGCAAACTTATGCGCTTTGTCGTCGGCTAGGTGGATCCACTGGTGGATCTTGGCTTTTTCGCTACGTGGTGCTTCTGCTTCAAGCTTAACCGGATTGGTCAGTAGGTTGTGCGAGAAACGGCCAACGTCACTGCCTTCAAGCGTGGCTGAGAACAGCATAGTTTGCTTACGACCAACAGACTCGATTGCAATGCTTTCAACAACAGCCGAGAAGCCCATATCCAGCATGCGGTCGGCTTCATCGATGATCAGTACTTCTACTTCTTCTGCGTTGAAGTGACCCTTGTCTAGGTACTCCATTAAACGGCCTGGAGTGGCAACTAAGATATCAACGTTCTTCTGTAGCGCTTCTTCCTGAGGACCGTAAGGCACACCGCCAGTGATGATAACTGTGTCTAAGCCTAGACCAGTAGCAAGGTGGCTAGCATAACGATGGATTTGGCTGGCAAGCTCACGAGTAGGAGTAAGAATCAATACTCGTGCACGGCCGCCATATCGACGTGGAAAATCGATAAGGTGTTGCAACGCAGGTAGAAGAAAACTTGCCGTTTTACCTGTACCCGTAGGGGCACGAGCTAAAATATCTCTTTGCTCCATGGCAACCGGTATTGTTTGTTGTTGTATCGTAGTGGGCTTGTTGTGGCCCATTGCTTTTAGTGACTCTAACAAACAAGGGTCAAGCTGGAGATCTTCAAATTGCATGCGTGGCATCTCAATAAATAATAGCCGAGTATTATAAAGCTTATAGAAGCGACTTTAAACGATTAGATCGCTAGATCCTTAAAGCTTTAAATAAAAATCTCTACTCAATAGGCTAAAGGCTTGACTGTATTGGCCGTTTTTCTCGCGAATATAAAGCTGCTGCTGGGCAGCATCTTCAAGTTTGGCCACTACAGCAGGCTCGGTTTCTGTTTTTGGGTCATGAGCTAAGGCCGAAGTATGGCGTAAAACCAAGATCTGTCGATTGGCTTCTTTACCTTCAACGCTCGCCGCCAGCAATTTTTGACTAAGTTCTAGCTGGTATGTGCTGAGTTTAGTTTCGAATAGGCTCACCGATTCTGTCGGTAAGATAAGGCTGGCACAGCCTTCAGGGCTTAACAGCTGTTTTATTGCCGCTAGTAGACTATCGAAACTTAAGCTGTCTGTATGGCGCGCCGTAGCTCTCGAGACGTTGCTCGACTGTGGGCCATTGGCAAAATAGGGTGGATTACAGATGATGTGTTCAAACTGTTTGCTCTGCTCTGCATGATTGTGAGCTTGGCTGTGAACTTGGGTGTGGGCCTGAGCGTAGGCTTGGATGTCACAACAGATAACTTCGAGGCGATCGAACCAAGGTGAGGCATTGAAGTTTTGTTGACAGTCTAGTGCGGCGTCAGTATCAACTTCTATCGCAGTAATCTTGGCTAGGCTTCGTTGAGCTGCCATCAGGCTCAATAGGCCACTGCCAGCACCAATATCGAGTATGGTCTTGGCCTGCACTAATGGCGCCCAAGCACCCAGAAGTACACCGTCAGTGCTGACGGGCATACCGCAGCGGCTATCATCGACGTGAAAGAGTTTGAAGGTAAAAGGCATGGCAACAATGAGGTGGTGTTAACTGTGAAGCTAATTGTACGCTAATCAAAGCTATAGCGTAATCTTCTAATCTAGGTTTAATTGTTAATGCTTTATGCAAGCTTTAGTTATTTTGCATGTAAGTGGTTACTCACTTTGAACGGCATGCTGGTTATTAAAGCGGATGTGTCTTGTTGTGGGTGCTCATGGGGTGAATGTAAGTAATGGAAACGCCGTGTTAGGTAGTTGTTGCGACTTGTATCGAGAGTGGCCGTTTTTCCGTATGCATGCTTGTTTGTTAATTACGACTCTGTTAATAGTATGCCCTCTTTGTTGGGTAAAAGCCCAATTTTGGAGTCGGTAAACCAGTTTCAAAGCAATTTAAGCGTTCTCTTTTCCGCTGTTGTTCAAAAACTCGCCAAGAATGGGCCGTATTTACCACGGAACAGTGTAAAGTAATAATTACACCTTTTTTTGTTGTCATCCTAAGTGGTGCCTTAGGAATATGACGGCATGAAATATTTAACCAAATAAAATTATGATGGGGCATAAAGTGCAGAATAATCAAATGAGTATTGCAGACACGCTAGGGTTAGGTTTTATGACCTTTGCGTTTTTTTTGGGGGCTGGTAATTTAATCTTCCCTCCTTTAGCTGGCTATTTGGCAGGCGAAAATATCACGCTAGCTATGTTTGGCTTTCTTATTACAGCGGTCGGTCTTCCCCTTATTACTCTGATTGCTGTCGCTAAGGCGAACGGTAAAATTATGCAGTTGCTGCCTCCCATCGCAGCGACCGCATTAGCAGTGTCAATTTTTATCATCATAGGTCCAGCGTTCGCCGCACCAAGAACCGGACTCGTGGCTTATGAAGTCGGCTTTAAGCCATTTTTAGAAGATACATCAGCCACCTTTATGATAGCTGGTTTGACCTTTAACATAACTCAGCTTATTTATACGTTGGGCTTCTTTGGTCTTTCAATGGTGTTAGCGCTGTTCCCGGGTAAGTTGTTGGATAGCGTCGGTAAAGTATTAACCCCTATTCTGATCCTGTTGTTAGTAGGTCTAGCGATCTCTGTTATCGTGATCCCTGGTAGCGATATTGGTGCTGCGGTTGGCGATTATCAAGCAAATCCACTTACTAAGGGGATCTTGGAAGGCTATAACACCATGGATACCTTGGCTTCATTGATCTTCGGTATGTTGATTATCGATATCCTGCGCAAGAAAGGTATCACTGAGCCAAAAGCACAGACTAACTATCTGATTAAAGCTGCACTAATTGCTGCGGCAGGCTTGGCATTTGTTTATGTGTCTCTATTTTACTTAGGCGCAACGGCGGGGGATTTAGCTGTTGGTGCAGAAAACGGCGGCGTGATCTTAACTAATTACGTTATCGCTAAATTTGGCGCAAGCGGCATGGTATTGCTTTCATCTGTAGTAACACTAGCCTGTTTAACCACTGCGGTAGGCCTTATTAGTGCCTGTAGTGAGTACTTTAACGAGCTATTGCCAAAGATCTCTTACCGTCGTTTTGTTGTATTGGTGAGTGTTGTTTGTGCAACCGTTGCTAACGTTGGTTTAGCGCAGCTAATCGACATCAGCGTGCCTGTACTCATGACTGTTTACCCTGTGGCGATCGCATTGGTTGCGGTGACCTTCTTAACTGAACGTTTTGCTCACCCAAAAACAGCGCATCGCTTAGTTGTTAGTGTGGCGCTATTCTTCGGTATTATTGATGGCTTTAAAGCGGCTAAAGTTGATGTAAGCATGTTTAACTTTATGCCACTACATAACGAAGGCATGGCATGGTTGCTACCAACAGCTATCGTGATTGTGGCTTGTATGCTGATTAAAAAGCCTAACCAGCAGCTAGCGGCAAACTAAAGCGAGCGGCAAACTAAAGCGAGCGGTTAAAGCTAATAGCTAGTGTGAATAGCTAAAGCCAGTTTGATGGCATAATATTGAGGCGATGTTTCTAGGAACATCGCTTTTTTTGTTTAAAAGAAGGTTTAAAAGAAGGTCCTAGGAAGAGCAGGTTCTAGGTGCTAGGGAAAAGCTAAGACGGCAAGAGCCGGAAAGGCAAACAGACTTTTGTAGGTCGGCATTTATGCCGTCAAAGGTTAAAATAAGGTTCTAGGATAAAGCCAAGACGGTAAAAAATGGACGGCCAGCGGCCTTACGGAACGCTGCGCTTACGGAAAACCTTGAAAAGCCAAGAAAGGTTCTAGGCCCTAGGAAGGGCTGAGACGGATAAAGCCGGAAAAGATAAAGCCGGAAAACCAAAGATAACGGCCTGACGCTTATGGCTTTTGCTTTTCCTAGTAGGGCTTTAGCCCGTCCTCGCAGCGAAGCGTCCTAGGATCTAGGTCCTTCTTTATTAAATCGTAGGTAGGAATAATAAGTGTCAGAGAAGTACACGCCCAATAGTATTATTGATCTGTTTTTAGATGACTTATGGTCAACCAAGGGCTTAAGCGATAACACCTTGAGCGCCTATCGCACCGATCTGCGTCATCTCGACCGTTACTTGCAAAAGCAAGGTGACGATCTAGTGACTTGTTCTCAGTTCGACATCCGCAACTATTTGGCTGAGCGCTTCGACAAAGGCTTCGCTAAGACCAGTAGCGCGCGCATGATGAGTAGCCTTAGACGCTTCTATGGCTACCTTATTGTCAAAAAGCAGATCGATAGCGACCCGATGGCACTGATTGAGTCCCCCAAACTTGCGCGAAAGTTGCCTGACTCCCTCAGTGAAGAAGATATCGACCGTTTGCTGGCCGAACCTGAACAAGACGATCCGATAGAGAGTCGTGATAAAGCCATGCTTGAGCTGCTATACGCCACAGGGCTTCGTGTGTCAGAGCTGGTGGGACTGACCATGGAGCAGCTAAGTCTGCGCCAAGGTCTGGTGCGCATTACCGGTAAAGGTGGCAAGGAGCGTCTAGTACCGCTGGGGGAGCTGGCCATCACCGAGATAGAGTCATACCTTAAATTTGCCAGAGCCGAGCTACTCAAGGGCAAGCAGAGTGATGTGCTATTTCCATCGAAACGGGCGCAGCAGATGACTCGTCAGACGTTTTGGCACCGTATCAAGCTTTATGCGCTTAGAGCGGGGATCAGCACAGAGCTTTCTCCGCATACTTTAAGGCATGCATTCGCGACCCATCTACTTAACCATGGTGCAGATCTGCGCGTGGTGCAACTGTTGCTGGGTCACAGCGACCTGTCGACAACACAGATCTATACTCATGTGGCCACAGCAAGATTAGCTAGCCTACATAGCGAGCATCATCCAAGAGGCTGATTTAAGCAGCTTGATATGCATCTGCTGTTACAATTTGTTGGCTGGTGAATATCTTTCAGCAAATCTAGACTTAAACATAAATATTTGATGGATTTCACGTCTGTACGATTTAGTTACAGCAAATAATTTGCTTTAACTGAGTTGAGTCTGTAACTTTTCAGCTCCAGACAAGGTCTAATCTTTTATATCCATCAGTCTGCCCCTTACATAGAGTAGGAAAACTAATGAAGTTCACTCGAACATTTTCTT
Protein-coding sequences here:
- a CDS encoding tRNA1(Val) (adenine(37)-N6)-methyltransferase — encoded protein: MPFTFKLFHVDDSRCGMPVSTDGVLLGAWAPLVQAKTILDIGAGSGLLSLMAAQRSLAKITAIEVDTDAALDCQQNFNASPWFDRLEVICCDIQAYAQAHTQVHSQAHNHAEQSKQFEHIICNPPYFANGPQSSNVSRATARHTDSLSFDSLLAAIKQLLSPEGCASLILPTESVSLFETKLSTYQLELSQKLLAASVEGKEANRQILVLRHTSALAHDPKTETEPAVVAKLEDAAQQQLYIREKNGQYSQAFSLLSRDFYLKL
- the brnQ gene encoding branched-chain amino acid transport system II carrier protein, which gives rise to MGHKVQNNQMSIADTLGLGFMTFAFFLGAGNLIFPPLAGYLAGENITLAMFGFLITAVGLPLITLIAVAKANGKIMQLLPPIAATALAVSIFIIIGPAFAAPRTGLVAYEVGFKPFLEDTSATFMIAGLTFNITQLIYTLGFFGLSMVLALFPGKLLDSVGKVLTPILILLLVGLAISVIVIPGSDIGAAVGDYQANPLTKGILEGYNTMDTLASLIFGMLIIDILRKKGITEPKAQTNYLIKAALIAAAGLAFVYVSLFYLGATAGDLAVGAENGGVILTNYVIAKFGASGMVLLSSVVTLACLTTAVGLISACSEYFNELLPKISYRRFVVLVSVVCATVANVGLAQLIDISVPVLMTVYPVAIALVAVTFLTERFAHPKTAHRLVVSVALFFGIIDGFKAAKVDVSMFNFMPLHNEGMAWLLPTAIVIVACMLIKKPNQQLAAN
- the srmB gene encoding ATP-dependent RNA helicase SrmB, which encodes MQFEDLQLDPCLLESLKAMGHNKPTTIQQQTIPVAMEQRDILARAPTGTGKTASFLLPALQHLIDFPRRYGGRARVLILTPTRELASQIHRYASHLATGLGLDTVIITGGVPYGPQEEALQKNVDILVATPGRLMEYLDKGHFNAEEVEVLIIDEADRMLDMGFSAVVESIAIESVGRKQTMLFSATLEGSDVGRFSHNLLTNPVKLEAEAPRSEKAKIHQWIHLADDKAHKFALLCALLKQEEVQRTIVFVKTRESVASLEGLLQKEGITCAFMRGDMEQKARFQALGRFTKGEVNILLATDVAARGIDIDDITHVINFDMPRSADTYVHRIGRTGRAGAKGTAISLVEAHDIRVVGKIERYIEQPLKRRFVKDLRPKNKEAKPPGKKKPGPEGKNFSKKNKKKKKK
- a CDS encoding efflux RND transporter periplasmic adaptor subunit → MINKIKTILRRMSPLFILLVFIIAAQLLISTKEAPEQKADTAPVPIVDVTEVQQQTVSLNLPSYGVVSPKYKTQLVTEVQGRMQSISNNFVAGGVVKKGDELAVIEPSDYEADLMQAQASLAQAQAALEEEMAKGEVAKNDWKGYDGGIPPELGLRLPQLKQEQANVKFQQAALARAQRNLERTVIRAPFDGIIKARNVDLGQYVTLGTNLGELYDTRIAEVRLPLSNNDLAYLESVDNPDTHVSLSADLAGRVITWQGQIVRSEGVIDAENRMVYLVAEVKDPYLRGHRAEGQLPLKYGTFVTAVIKGRTVEGIVKLPRHLVRDNQVTIVHSDNSIELRSVNVVRTDLENVYIKDSLDNGERVSLTNLSNVEDGQIVKIVGEDSSSNQDSQDENTEKQLANAGVQ
- the xerD gene encoding site-specific tyrosine recombinase XerD — encoded protein: MSEKYTPNSIIDLFLDDLWSTKGLSDNTLSAYRTDLRHLDRYLQKQGDDLVTCSQFDIRNYLAERFDKGFAKTSSARMMSSLRRFYGYLIVKKQIDSDPMALIESPKLARKLPDSLSEEDIDRLLAEPEQDDPIESRDKAMLELLYATGLRVSELVGLTMEQLSLRQGLVRITGKGGKERLVPLGELAITEIESYLKFARAELLKGKQSDVLFPSKRAQQMTRQTFWHRIKLYALRAGISTELSPHTLRHAFATHLLNHGADLRVVQLLLGHSDLSTTQIYTHVATARLASLHSEHHPRG
- a CDS encoding efflux RND transporter permease subunit, with the translated sequence MSDQNDTQKGLIAWFAKNNVAANLLMWILIIGGLFSTLIINKEIFPSFELNYLQISVAYPGAAPQEIEEGINIKIEEAIQDINGIKKVSSVASEGVGAVTIEVEDSYDPQDILDEAKLRIDAISTFPVNIEKPNIFRIKPENNVIWISVYGDQSLQEMKELAKTVRDEVALLPAVTRAQVTGVREYEIGIELSEDKLREYGLTFSQVAQAVQNSSIDLPGGSIRAKDGDILLRTKGQAYTGEDFSQIVVSTRPDGSRVMLPQVATINDSFEERLEYTRFNGQPAAIIEVLSVDDQNALDISEQVKGYIEQKRDALPAGAKLDTWGDLTHYLKGRLNMMLSNMFYGALLVFIILALFLEIKLAFWVMMGLPVCFLGAMLFMPLEPFSLSINMLTLFAFILVLGIVVDDAIVIGESAYTEIEENGHSLENVVKGAKKVAMPATFGVLTTIAAFMPMLMVSGPQGIIWKSIGMIVILCLLFSLVESKLILPAHLAHMKPRKPREQLGLLGRFKAGLNDKVQYFIHNQYRPFLERCIVQRYNTVAVFVGVLILSIALVISGQVRWVFFPDIPSDFIQVHIDMDEGSSEENTLKVVQEVEEALYAMNDEMEQEVGYPVVKHSFINMSSRTSAFLFAELTKGEDRDVDGEAIASAWRKQLPELVAVKKLSINASTNDAGGDISFRLTSSNLDQLSKASEELKQKLRSYEGVYDISDNFSSGSQEIKLKIRPEAEALGLTLSDLARQVRYGFYGYEAQRILRNKEEVKVMVRYPLEQRRTVGHLENMLIRTPSGASVPFSTVAELQLGDSYSSITRVDGRRAISIIANADTNKVEPSKVVSEIQKDFLPALQAKYPNISTALDGGSADEQSALISLLQGFFFALFTIYALMAIPLKSYSQPLIIMSVIPFGMIGALFGHFILGLNMSILSLCGIVALAGVVVNDSLILVDFVNRARAEGHSIIKAAVNSGCYRFRAIILTSLTTFVGLVPILLERSLQAQIVIPMAASLAFGILFSTVVTLILVPILYIILDDVKRGFSRFFHWWWQPKSDQASI